GCTCCAGCAGAGGCTCCAGCCAGCCCACGTTGCATTCAATGTGCGAGTCGAGGAAGGTAAGAACTTCACCTAAGTGCAAAGCAAACATCCTGTTCACAGCTGTAACTACGTTATGTTGACATTTGACAGACAGATGCCGGTGTTCAAAGTACTTCCTGTACGATGCCAAAACCAGGACACACCTTTTGCAACAGCTGCTCCAGCCAAGCGGGCCCTGATCAAGCCGTAACGCTCCTTCAGGTGAATGATTCGGACTTTGGGGAACCGGGACATGTACTTGTCGAGCTGATCCTTTAGGTAACCTGCATTGGGTTATGAAAGTTCAGAGGTCAAACTCCAGCATAATTGACAAAATTGGAAAGCAAACAAGGTGGAAACAAGGttgcatattctccccatgcatgcgtgagatgcattcagggtcaCTCCGATcatcacaaaaacaacattaaaatgcatgtgtgcatgtgtaaataaataggaagtggatattcttatcaggggctgcacagcggacgagtagttagcacgcaggccacacagctaggagtcccgagttcgattccacactcggccatctctgtgtagagtttgcatgtgggtgcgtgggttttctccgggaactccggtttcctcccacattccaaaaacatgctaggttaattagcgactccaaattgtccataggtatgaatgtgagtgtgaatggttgtttgtctacatatatgtgccctgtgattggctggctaccagtcccgcccgtgtaccccgcctcttgcccgaagacagctgggataggctccagcaccactgcgaccctcgtaagtggtacaaaatgtatttgtgtaactatatgtttattattgtggtccATTTTATGAATATGTATTTCTGTATAATTCCACTTCATCATACTGGAAACCAACATGAAAGGggcaaaatattaggaacaccCTGCAGTCTGACGCAGTGCAGTtctctttggccccatggtgggttattttgaaaccgtaatcctttttttttggtcaatatGGTAGCAcgagaggcctcacagctaggagacccgggttcaattccaccctcagccatatctgtgtggagtttgcatgttctccccgtgcatgcgtgggtttgactccggtttcctcccacattccaaaaacatgctaggttaactggcgactccaaattgtccataggtatgaatgtgagtgtgaatggttgtttgactatatgtaccctgtgattggctgtggctGGCAATTGGAAATGTCACTCAAAACTAAGCTTGCTACATCTCCTGTTCTGGACGACATTAGGttgtgtaggtgtacctaatgatgtgtctACAAGTGAGCCACCTTTACCTTTGGTGCTAAAGTCGTCCACAAGAATGATCTCCTTGATGAGGTGTGGCGGTGATCGATTGAGTACGCTGTGGACGGAGCGCAACAGGGTGGACCACACCTCGTCCACAAAGCAGAAGATCACACTAGTGGAAGGCAGGTCATCGTGGACCACATTGTGGGCGCAGCTGGAGATCGGTAAGTCACATAGAATACGTCAGCTTTGATGAGCAGGGTTATCGAACCGCTAATGTACGGATGGGACTCACATGTCAGGCCTGGTGTCAGGAATGGCTCGGTCCACTGGGATCTGCTCGCTCACGTAGACATTAAAAAATCCCTCATCCCATCGTTTCTTCACCTCTTTGTCAATGTCGCTGGACATGGCGACCGCTTGGCCGAACTGGCCGATGGCAGCGGGGTCTCTGGGGGCATCAGTCACATCGAGGGACAGCACCTGATGGACACCTGCTTTTATGGAGACTGCTGACTCTTTTGATAACATCTCAGTGTGGTTCTCCTTAAATACATGTGTCTTTGttgtaggtgtgtgtgttctttcaaCTGTAGGTTCCTTCTTTGTATCCTGGTTTTCCTTGGCCTCATCTTTAATATTCTGTGCAGTCTTCATCAGATTGATTTCTGCATCTCTTCGCCCATCAACACTATGCTGGGTTCCTGCAATGGCGTCATTCTTTACTGTGTTCTTCTCCAATAACAGTGCATCATTCATAAGTAAATCCACAGGCTTTTTAGCAGGAGCCACTCGAATCAGTGTTTGATTACTGTGATTGTCTTGCAAATTCAAGTTCTCTTCCGCATGTCTTTTCCCCCCTTGTGTGTGGATCCCGGTCTCAGACCTAAGCCAGTCTGTGTACTCCTCCGGAATCACAGGCGTGTCCATCCTCGGCACAGGGAACCTTAAGTCCCTATTCTGGTTCACTTTGGCCTGCTGCTTAAGGAGCTTCTTCTCCCTGATCGCTCGCTCCTTCAGCTGCTGAAGGTTGAATTCGCTGAAAGACATTCGGAGAAGAACAACGTCCAGCAGGAGCCAAATGACCGAAGCCACGAACACAAACGTCAAAACCCGCCCACTATCCCGTAAGTACCTTGTTATCATCCTTGTGTCctttccacacacaaaaaacaacaaaaaattaaaacaaaacaaacaaaaaaaagctgtacTGATCTTAGTGGGTGGAAACTCTATTCTCAGTTCAAGTTTCCTTCCCACCGAGAAGTTAGCTACCTGCGTGGCATGCTACTAGTAAGACGTTGAACCTTGTCACAGCAAGATCTACCTGTCCGGCGActaacttttttcacattaccGCCTGCTGGCGTCACATAAACACCGCTGTCAAAATCAAGTAAACTTATTTCCCATTCAGATTTCTCCACGCAGAGGTTTCCACGCCACTCCACTCTGATTGGACAAATGGCCCCACATAACAACAAGCTGGAGGAACACAACAGGAAAAGAGCTCTgaatttcaaaataacacaacGCATACCGAACAAAAGTGGGCCTTGGGTGTCTGATAGAGAAAAGAGAAAAGATAGAGAAAAGGCATAACTTttcaaatataattacaaataaatcattaaattgTGTTTACCCGTATGTAGTTCAGTATATTAGCAGAGGAGCACGACAGGAAATGGTACTACGTTTTTAGACTGAACTTGCTAGGGCAGAACCGGAAACGCCTGGTTTTCAAAGTACAATTCACGATGTGATAGTAATATTTTATAAGCTAATTATATTTTTGCACGATTGTGAGTGTAGAATTCCActtcctcacacttcctggCTGTGTTGCGTGTTCTCATGTTACAGATTCCAAATCACAGCTAAACCTGATATATTAAACAGTAGTAATATTAATAGCTCATTTGTTTaggtattatttttttgcctatTTCGTTCATTTCTACAACACTGATGAGCAACAACACATAAGTTTTAAGTTTAAGTAAAATGTACGTGATGTCACAAACAAATACTAACgatttacaaataaatgaagACTTATTAATTAAACAACACTTCCGCTTGATTCTCTCTATTTTGCACCGTGATGTTGACTTTGTTTTAGGGCTGGACGGAAGCGCGCAAAGAATGTTGGGACATGATCGGCCACGAAGGTTGGTTTGAATGCAGACTTCTTACAACTATAAACACAAATGTACATTCATGACAGCTAACATCAGTCATtttatatgccgcttatcctcattagggtcgcggttATGCTGGAAACTATCCTAGCATGACTTGCTAATATGAATAGTTAAACTGTCAAAGACAAATTaccgatgttttttttttaaataatgagcTGCAACAAACATGAATTTGTGGAACCGACTATGGCTATAAAACTATCTCttcaaagcataaaaaaatctaCCCATCTTCTTCCGCTTAATTGAGGTATAAAGTGTTGTATTGAAGTGAaactatttgttttattttgaaaacagtTGTACTTGAGGGCAGCTCTTGTGCAATCATGCACTCAaatgtccaccagatggcgcacTGTGACTTGTACAGTGCCACGAATGTTCCCACTCAAATAGTGGCATGAATACAACTGGTGGTACACAAGCGCCCTCTACTGGTATGACTTTAACACTGTAAGACAGGTTTGCTataatatgtctttttttccctgtcACTTTTACACAGTGAAAACACAAATTAGAAAATGTAGTAAAATGAGCAAACTGTTTTAACTCATCAGGTCTAAATGGTAAATTACACCAGATTACATACTTTTTGTTTAAGCAAGTTTAAATCATTGGTTCTTTGTATTACTATGTGTTTGTATGACTTTCAGTCTTCATTGTGGGTGGAATTCCCCCACGCAACATCACTTGAGCCACAGTGGTTCAGCGGGgtctagtggtgggcaaaaccgttcattttagTGAaacggatcattccggttcattcagttaaaagatccgttcatttcggtcaattggtcattagcctgtgatctcccttagtggtgtgtcggtcatgaacgaacgggtgaAAAGAACTAATTCAATTCATGACCGACTGTCGGCCGATGAGTGTCGGTTCTGCAAAAGGagcggtgaactgactctcaaACCAATCAGAAAAAAGCATTTGacgactgaacgggtattttagatgcggtgacctcgttcattccgttcacaaaaaaactaGATCTTTTGACCCATtcattcatgactgacacaccactatcGAACTTAAAACAAACTTATTACACttttacacaaaaatatttgaacaaTTAAAATGGATTGTGGTCAATATGAGAgtcaaacatgcaaacaaattcttcaaaatcaatataaaaaacaaagctACTATATCATAGAAACAGAAAATCaatgtaattaatataatatggaCACGGTAAGTGATATGTGTATCATTAAACGCAAAATAATAAACGCTAAACTCAGTTAAACTAACCAAACAAAGAAtccgcatacacacacacacacacacacacacacagagtacatATCAGATATATGCAGGCACACATGTACAATCCCATTTGTAAAAGCCATGTTAGTGCAGCCATTAGGCAGTGATTAGTGAAGGCGGCCACAGGTTTTTTCTCTTCATCAGCAGGTCTCTCCAGGGAGTCCCACTGGCTCCATGCAGACTATTAACAACACCATCACCACAAGGAGGGAGAGGAGTAGTAGCTCCCACGGTGGCTGCCCTTACCCACACTACACACGCTTTCATTAGTGTGTTAGCTAGATGATTCGCCTCAGGACAACCCCCAGGCCCTGCAATGCATGTGTTAAGTTCTTAGATGGTTTCATCCACTGcacaatttattcatttattcacacatttttacatgcACACCCATGATGGCATCATTAGGTGAATTTGGATTTGGTCTCGATTGAACAGGTTAAAGGTTGGGGAGGAACACTTTTCCCATAGCAGAGAAAAAGCAAGGGTCGCATTACAATTACACAAAGGTTAAATCATGGCCACCTCCAGTAATGCACACAGACTACTGAGTGTACAGGCACCTGGATTGCTCTTTGTATGTTCTTACCGGCTACAACAtattctgctttttccacttttctgacctataaatgtagttagaatgttgtatttacGTGTTAAaccaagtttcagataatgaggtttgcgcatttggaagtgagccctgaaagaatggctcaaaatgcttaaTTACATTTGGAAATGTATACAACAGTTTGACACATAGCGTCATCTTCCAaagaacgctaaactcatcactcagCAACTTAACAATCAAAAGGtcgctaagaaatatacaatacaaataccaaTCAGAGTTTAAAatcaacaacattttttttcaaactttgttacaactttttcccataatatatttattaactcCTATAAAGTAAGCGGCACAAATTCGGAAGTGGGCAtacaaaaacagtaaaacagaTCGTTTTTGTGGGAATAATGAAatctaaagaaatacagctggataggtgcagatcctggaaaaactggagcactttctttgctggttattgtgtgtagctgctctataggagtccaaaattcaatacaaagttcccctttaagacatgtctcatgcttgtgtgtgttacattAAACGTGTTTCCCACGGGACCTGAAAAcgaggcggacaggaagtgatgtcaggagttcagaattgagtttcagctttgtgTAGCCACaaaagtagcctgtgtttttttttttattagggatttcgATTAGGGGCTATTATACCTGGTGTGAGACCATGTAAACTCCACCAGAGATACCTAAGCAATtatgaaaattataaaaaaaattgcaataattataattaaaatcccaataattatttggatttttttcataattttcataattgcTTATGAAAATTgcaattatgaaaattatgaaaaaaatcacaataattataattaaaatccCAATAATTATTGGGATTATTTTTCAGAATTTTCATAATTGCTTAGGTatgattttttcatatttgttgggattattaaaaaaatcccaataattatcatattatttataatattgggattttttccccccaacaaTTATTGggattttgaaataataatccCAATAATCCCAATAAATCCCAAGAATCCCAATCATTATtgggattttttccccccaataaTTATTGggattttgaaataataatcccaataatcccaataattatgaaaattatgaaaaaaaatcccaataatTATTGTCAAAATCCCAATTATTATtgggattttttcccccaataatTATTGggattttgaaataataatccCAATAATTATTGGGGGAAAATTGggattttgaaataataatcccaataattattgggggaaaaaatcccaATAATGATTGGGATTTTGACAATAattattgggattttttttcataattttcataattgcTTAGGTATTGCTGGTGGAGTTTGGCATGGTTTATCGCACACCCTGTTGGGCACTAAAtgctatttaattaaattttagcTGCCAGCCTGATGCATATCTTCAAGAAGGCTCTGAAATGAATATAGGAATGCTGAGTCATCCGGCAATACATGCCATTCATAATCAGCACCATAAGATGACCTGACATTTCCCATGAAGAGGATTACACTAAAAGAGAGGAGGCAAATGGTGCATTGATACGCCTATGTGTAAAATGAGCTAAACGTACTCATATGATACCTTTACAACGTGCTAATTAGATTCCGCAATTACATTTACAACGGTGGCCGTGTGTCATTTACATAAGGGTCATGTTTTGCCAACACGTCTGTCGTTGATATAGACAGCCGGCAACAGCACGGTTAAGTCTGACCCACTGACATTTTCGTCTCCAAATTATGCACATTGTGCGAATTAAATTCATTAGAGAATTCATTAAGAAATATGGCTTGGGGAGGCGACTATAATATTTTGTTATGTGATGTAATTTCCCTTCATTGTAAAATCTAATTTGTTTCATAACAGTTCCCGCGGTAGTTTCCACCCTAACTATGATGTATGCAATTTGTTAGCACTTTTAATGAAATATGATTGGAATTAGTGAATGTACAGCTTGACAGAtggtcccccccccacccccacaatcAAGCAGACCTTTGCACAATTAACTCCTAATCAATTTCATTCTGTTGTTTCTGTTTGTTGTGTGCTCAAAGTAAGAAAATGTAAGAATGCAGAATACTTCAAATGAGCAATTATCTATAATTTAGCCAATAAGGCAAAACAGACAAACAACTTTGAtttattctgccccccccccaccccc
This is a stretch of genomic DNA from Doryrhamphus excisus isolate RoL2022-K1 chromosome 9, RoL_Dexc_1.0, whole genome shotgun sequence. It encodes these proteins:
- the LOC131136268 gene encoding polypeptide N-acetylgalactosaminyltransferase 5 isoform X1, giving the protein MITRYLRDSGRVLTFVFVASVIWLLLDVVLLRMSFSEFNLQQLKERAIREKKLLKQQAKVNQNRDLRFPVPRMDTPVIPEEYTDWLRSETGIHTQGGKRHAEENLNLQDNHSNQTLIRVAPAKKPVDLLMNDALLLEKNTVKNDAIAGTQHSVDGRRDAEINLMKTAQNIKDEAKENQDTKKEPTVERTHTPTTKTHVFKENHTEMLSKESAVSIKAGVHQVLSLDVTDAPRDPAAIGQFGQAVAMSSDIDKEVKKRWDEGFFNVYVSEQIPVDRAIPDTRPDICAHNVVHDDLPSTSVIFCFVDEVWSTLLRSVHSVLNRSPPHLIKEIILVDDFSTKGYLKDQLDKYMSRFPKVRIIHLKERYGLIRARLAGAAVAKGEVLTFLDSHIECNVGWLEPLLERVYLNRRKVSCPVIDVIDDQDMSYKKVDSFQRGIFKWPLQFHWSTLSNEYVKKKNMTEADPIRCPVMAGGLFSIDRKYFYELGAYDPGLEVWGGENMEISFKIWMCGGEIEIIPCSRVGHIFRKQSPHNFPKDKRRTVERNLARVAEVWLDEYKELFYGHDNHHLLDKSVMDVGNLTELIELRNRLKCKSFKWYLDNVYPEMVAPLVKAKGLVFNRGLRKCLTQKKGSLSFMICDLGNQRQHFNYTWLKQIRQQDLCVAPEVKYNSLVMESCDPANDGQRWLHKSSNSELPEHMVVESSPNHMCLEAAPQGDQIRLAPCDAKTLFQKWTFTNYFSQ
- the LOC131136268 gene encoding polypeptide N-acetylgalactosaminyltransferase 5 isoform X2, translating into MITSEFNLQQLKERAIREKKLLKQQAKVNQNRDLRFPVPRMDTPVIPEEYTDWLRSETGIHTQGGKRHAEENLNLQDNHSNQTLIRVAPAKKPVDLLMNDALLLEKNTVKNDAIAGTQHSVDGRRDAEINLMKTAQNIKDEAKENQDTKKEPTVERTHTPTTKTHVFKENHTEMLSKESAVSIKAGVHQVLSLDVTDAPRDPAAIGQFGQAVAMSSDIDKEVKKRWDEGFFNVYVSEQIPVDRAIPDTRPDICAHNVVHDDLPSTSVIFCFVDEVWSTLLRSVHSVLNRSPPHLIKEIILVDDFSTKGYLKDQLDKYMSRFPKVRIIHLKERYGLIRARLAGAAVAKGEVLTFLDSHIECNVGWLEPLLERVYLNRRKVSCPVIDVIDDQDMSYKKVDSFQRGIFKWPLQFHWSTLSNEYVKKKNMTEADPIRCPVMAGGLFSIDRKYFYELGAYDPGLEVWGGENMEISFKIWMCGGEIEIIPCSRVGHIFRKQSPHNFPKDKRRTVERNLARVAEVWLDEYKELFYGHDNHHLLDKSVMDVGNLTELIELRNRLKCKSFKWYLDNVYPEMVAPLVKAKGLVFNRGLRKCLTQKKGSLSFMICDLGNQRQHFNYTWLKQIRQQDLCVAPEVKYNSLVMESCDPANDGQRWLHKSSNSELPEHMVVESSPNHMCLEAAPQGDQIRLAPCDAKTLFQKWTFTNYFSQ